A genomic window from Engraulis encrasicolus isolate BLACKSEA-1 chromosome 14, IST_EnEncr_1.0, whole genome shotgun sequence includes:
- the LOC134462713 gene encoding tetraspanin-31-like: protein MVCGGFTCSKNALFSLNVVYLLVGALLIGVAAWGTGYGSISSIHIIGGVIAVGVFVLLISLIGLFGASRHHQVLLFFYMIILFIVFLFQFGVSCSCLAITEEQQGKLLERSWQFMTPEMRQDLEVNMDCCGLLNTTDPGSSFNQDVEQCRAACKQKQECSTCGDLMLHHAGKVLKVLGGVGLFFSFTQIFGVWLAMRYRNQKDPRANPSAFL from the exons ATGGTTTGCGGAGGCTTCACTTGTTCGAAGAATGCGCTGTTTTCCCTAAATGTGGTTTATTTG CTGGTGGGGGCGCTGCTGATCGGCGTGGCTGCGTGGGGCACGGGCTATGGCTCCATCTCCAGCATCCACATCATCGGGGGCGTGATCGCCGTGGGAGTCTTCGTGCTCCTCATCTCCCTCATCGGCCTCTTCGGGGCCTCCAGGCACCACCAAGTCCTGCTGTTCTTC TACATGATCATTTTGTTCATAGTGTTCCTTTTCCAGTTTGGAGTGTCATGTTCCTGTTTGGCCATCACAGAGGAGCAGCAG gGGAAGCTGCTGGAGAGGTCGTGGCAGTTTATGACCCCTGAGATGAGGCAGGACCTGGAGGTGAATATGGACTGCTGCGGCCTCCTCAACACCACCGACCCCGGCAGCTCCTTCAACCAAGACGTGGAACAGTGCAGGGCG GCGTGTAAGCAGAAGCAGGAATGCTCCACCTGTGGGGATCTGATGTTGCATCACGCCGGCAAAGTCCTGAAGGTCCTTGGAGGAGTTGGACTCTTCTTCAGTTtcacacag attTTCGGGGTGTGGCTTGCCATGCGGTATCGGAACCAGAAAGACCCACGGGCCAATCCCAGTGCCTTCCTCTAA